In Paenibacillus sonchi, a single genomic region encodes these proteins:
- a CDS encoding Rpn family recombination-promoting nuclease/putative transposase, whose product MELLDPRVDFVFKRIFASENNKDVLLAFLNHIFIDAGDAPLDEVILLNPYTDKDDPQDKLSIFDIWAKTVEGKLINIEMQLFNKYDMEKRTLYYWSKRYSGQLQTGGRYTELKKCVTINILNYKVLPNEHTHSVFHLREDISGAPLTDDIEIHFLELPKLNQPAVPGEGGLINWLLFLKGSDNSNWEVLQMNEPALRKAMETLEFLSQDSEARRKYEERQKALHDEASQRDGAQREGFAKGMQEGLQEGLQKGLKEGIKEGIKEGIKEGIKEGIKEGKIEGKKEGKKEGIKEGIKEGIKKGVKEGKKEGLREGKLEVAKNLLAMGLELSSIQAATGLSEEEIQSIQ is encoded by the coding sequence ATGGAATTGCTGGATCCCCGGGTTGATTTTGTATTCAAACGAATTTTTGCCAGCGAGAATAACAAGGATGTGCTGCTGGCTTTTTTAAACCATATCTTCATAGATGCCGGTGATGCTCCCCTGGATGAAGTAATTCTGCTTAATCCTTATACAGATAAGGATGACCCGCAGGATAAGCTGTCCATCTTTGATATCTGGGCCAAAACCGTAGAAGGAAAGCTGATCAATATTGAAATGCAGCTGTTCAACAAATACGATATGGAGAAGCGGACCTTATATTACTGGAGCAAAAGGTACTCCGGGCAATTGCAGACCGGCGGCAGATACACAGAACTCAAAAAATGCGTAACGATTAATATCTTAAATTATAAGGTGCTGCCCAATGAACATACTCACAGTGTCTTTCATCTGCGGGAGGATATCAGCGGCGCACCGCTTACAGATGACATAGAGATTCACTTTTTGGAACTGCCTAAGCTGAATCAGCCGGCTGTTCCTGGTGAAGGCGGATTAATCAATTGGCTCCTATTTCTGAAAGGGAGCGATAATTCGAATTGGGAGGTTTTGCAGATGAATGAACCGGCTTTGAGAAAGGCCATGGAGACGTTGGAATTTTTAAGTCAGGATTCTGAAGCGCGGCGTAAATACGAAGAACGCCAGAAAGCTCTGCATGACGAAGCCTCGCAAAGGGACGGTGCCCAAAGAGAGGGCTTTGCCAAGGGCATGCAGGAAGGACTGCAAGAAGGACTGCAAAAGGGACTAAAGGAAGGAATTAAAGAAGGAATTAAAGAAGGAATTAAAGAAGGAATTAAAGAAGGAATTAAAGAAGGTAAAATAGAAGGCAAAAAAGAAGGCAAAAAAGAAGGCATTAAAGAGGGCATTAAAGAAGGAATCAAAAAAGGAGTCAAGGAAGGCAAAAAGGAAGGGTTGAGAGAAGGCAAGCTTGAAGTAGCAAAAAACCTGCTGGCTATGGGACTGGAGCTCTCCTCCATACAGGCAGCGACGGGGCTAAGCGAGGAAGAAATACAATCCATCCAATAA
- the ftsZ gene encoding cell division protein FtsZ, with the protein MLEFDFEMESLAQIKVIGVGGGGSNAVNRMIENGVQGVEFITVNTDAQALHMAKSEHKLQIGDKLTRGLGAGANPEVGKKAAEESRDLISNTLKGADMVFVTAGMGGGTGTGAAPVIAEIARECGALTVGVVTRPFTFEGRKRSNQAELGIEALKEKVDTLIVIPNDRLLEIVDKKTPMLEAFREADNVLRQAVQGISDLIAVPGLINLDFADVKTIMTERGSALMGIGIATGENRASEAARKAIMSPLLETSIEGARGVIMNITGGSNLSLYEVNEAAEIVTSASDPEVNMIFGAIIEESMKDEIKVTVIATGFEHKPSPIAPNRRPAASSSSEPAVDKNANLRPFGNQTPSDQLDIPTFLRNRTRGNND; encoded by the coding sequence ATGTTGGAATTTGATTTTGAAATGGAGAGCTTGGCGCAAATAAAAGTCATCGGCGTAGGCGGCGGAGGAAGCAACGCTGTCAACCGGATGATTGAAAATGGCGTTCAGGGTGTTGAATTCATCACAGTTAATACAGATGCCCAAGCGCTGCATATGGCCAAATCGGAGCATAAACTGCAAATCGGGGACAAGCTGACCCGGGGGCTTGGCGCTGGTGCCAATCCTGAGGTGGGCAAGAAAGCGGCCGAAGAATCCCGCGATCTGATTTCCAATACGCTTAAAGGTGCGGATATGGTATTTGTAACCGCAGGCATGGGTGGGGGGACCGGTACAGGCGCCGCACCCGTGATTGCTGAAATCGCCAGAGAATGCGGAGCGCTGACGGTTGGCGTTGTAACGCGTCCGTTTACTTTTGAAGGAAGAAAGCGCTCGAATCAGGCGGAGCTCGGCATTGAGGCATTGAAGGAAAAGGTAGATACGCTCATTGTCATCCCGAATGACCGTTTGCTTGAAATTGTGGATAAGAAAACTCCGATGCTGGAAGCCTTCCGCGAAGCGGACAACGTACTCCGGCAAGCGGTGCAGGGTATTTCCGACCTGATCGCTGTTCCGGGTCTGATCAACCTTGACTTTGCCGATGTGAAGACCATTATGACAGAACGCGGCTCAGCCTTGATGGGCATCGGGATTGCCACCGGCGAGAACCGCGCCTCGGAAGCAGCCCGCAAAGCGATTATGAGCCCGTTGCTGGAAACATCCATCGAAGGCGCACGCGGCGTCATCATGAACATCACAGGCGGATCCAATCTCTCCTTGTATGAAGTCAATGAAGCGGCGGAGATTGTTACTTCCGCTTCCGATCCTGAAGTGAATATGATCTTCGGGGCCATTATTGAGGAGAGCATGAAGGATGAAATTAAAGTTACGGTGATCGCCACCGGCTTTGAGCATAAGCCATCTCCGATTGCGCCTAACCGCCGTCCTGCAGCGAGCAGCAGCAGTGAGCCTGCGGTTGACAAGAACGCCAACCTGCGTCCTTTTGGCAATCAGACGCCTTCTGACCAGCTGGACATCCCAACGTTCCTGCGCAACCGCACACGCGGCAATAACGATTAG
- the ftsA gene encoding cell division protein FtsA, whose protein sequence is MSNNDIIVSLDIGTSKVRAIIGEVTNGTFNIIGVGSADSEGIRKGAIVDIDQTVQSIKSAVDHAEQMVGIQISEVYVGISGNHIGLQSSHGVVAVQNEDREISEDDIDRVIKAAEVIALPPEREVIDVVAKQYIVDGLEGIQDPRGMIGVRLEVEATIITGAKTPIHNLLRCVEKSGLKVKDLVLMSLGAGGLALSKDEKSMGAVLVDIGAGSTTIAVYEEGSLCATSTIPIGGEFVTNDIAYGLRTLTDQAEKVKLKYGCAWIDDAASDVVFKVLRIGSNVEKEFNQEDLAAIIEPRVQEIFHLIRQEVKRLGYTELPGGYILSGGTVSMPGVLKAAQTELAASVRIAVPDYIGVRDPGFTGGVGILHNVVRSFRGRSNGGGSGNKKTVNRNKQNAVPSQDTVKKPGLVERLKNMFSEFI, encoded by the coding sequence TTGAGCAACAATGACATCATTGTTAGTTTGGACATCGGTACATCCAAAGTTCGGGCAATAATTGGGGAAGTTACCAATGGAACCTTTAATATTATTGGCGTTGGATCTGCTGATTCAGAAGGAATACGCAAAGGTGCGATCGTAGATATCGACCAGACCGTACAATCGATCAAGAGCGCTGTAGACCATGCGGAGCAAATGGTTGGCATCCAAATTTCCGAGGTCTATGTCGGCATATCCGGCAATCATATCGGCCTGCAGTCCAGCCACGGTGTCGTGGCTGTTCAGAATGAGGACCGTGAAATCAGCGAGGATGACATTGACCGGGTAATCAAGGCGGCTGAAGTTATCGCACTGCCTCCTGAACGCGAAGTGATTGATGTTGTCGCCAAACAATATATCGTTGACGGTCTTGAAGGTATCCAGGATCCGCGCGGAATGATCGGCGTTCGTCTGGAAGTGGAGGCGACGATTATTACCGGAGCCAAAACGCCAATACATAATCTGCTTCGCTGTGTAGAGAAATCAGGGCTGAAAGTTAAAGATCTTGTGCTGATGTCTCTTGGAGCCGGTGGATTGGCGCTATCCAAAGATGAGAAATCAATGGGTGCTGTACTGGTGGATATCGGTGCAGGTTCAACAACGATAGCCGTATATGAAGAAGGTTCCCTTTGTGCAACCTCCACGATTCCGATCGGCGGAGAATTTGTAACTAATGATATTGCCTACGGACTCCGGACACTTACGGATCAGGCGGAAAAGGTCAAGCTGAAATATGGCTGCGCCTGGATTGATGATGCTGCTTCTGACGTAGTGTTCAAGGTTTTGCGTATCGGCAGCAATGTGGAAAAAGAGTTCAACCAGGAAGATTTGGCTGCGATTATCGAGCCGAGAGTGCAGGAGATTTTTCATCTGATCCGGCAGGAAGTAAAACGGCTTGGTTACACAGAGCTTCCCGGAGGTTATATACTATCGGGTGGGACTGTATCCATGCCAGGCGTGCTGAAAGCGGCTCAGACCGAGCTGGCAGCGTCAGTGCGCATTGCTGTACCTGACTATATCGGTGTCCGTGACCCCGGTTTCACCGGTGGTGTAGGCATCCTGCATAATGTTGTCCGCAGCTTCCGGGGACGAAGCAACGGCGGGGGAAGCGGCAACAAAAAGACGGTCAACCGGAACAAGCAGAACGCTGTACCCAGTCAGGATACCGTGAAGAAGCCTGGTTTGGTGGAACGTCTAAAGAATATGTTCAGCGAGTTCATATAA
- a CDS encoding cell division protein FtsQ/DivIB: protein MPKTRLPLLKEDKPSKKMSRKVTIILLLLFIALLAVIFFRSSLSRITEIQFEGNKYTTRNELLAQSGLAVGGQFFAVSKASVEDSLKKLKTIQEAAVVKSFPGTVTISIKEYPAVAYELDEAGVLEAILSSGAAVAVNETGIAVEKPILTGWKEEDPYKAKLCQALAGIPNELTSDISEIVPSPTLSFPDRIKLYTRSHFEVITAISLLKNKVEYLNQVIETEEPGLIKMLEADSYVPFQDAEAANQDKQDAQE, encoded by the coding sequence ATGCCTAAAACCCGTTTACCTCTGCTTAAAGAGGACAAGCCAAGCAAAAAAATGAGCCGGAAGGTTACGATCATTCTGCTGCTGTTGTTCATCGCACTGCTGGCCGTGATTTTTTTCCGTTCGTCGCTCAGCCGCATTACAGAGATCCAATTTGAAGGCAACAAATATACCACCCGGAACGAGCTTCTGGCCCAAAGCGGGCTGGCGGTAGGGGGACAATTTTTTGCCGTCTCCAAAGCTTCTGTGGAGGACTCTTTGAAGAAGCTAAAGACCATCCAGGAAGCTGCGGTCGTGAAAAGTTTTCCGGGCACAGTCACCATAAGCATTAAGGAATATCCTGCTGTCGCTTATGAGCTGGACGAGGCTGGTGTACTTGAAGCCATTTTATCCAGCGGGGCGGCCGTGGCTGTGAATGAAACCGGAATTGCGGTAGAGAAGCCCATCCTGACAGGCTGGAAGGAAGAGGACCCCTACAAGGCCAAGCTGTGCCAGGCGCTAGCCGGCATCCCGAATGAACTGACAAGTGATATTTCCGAGATCGTGCCCTCGCCGACGCTGTCCTTTCCGGACCGGATCAAGCTTTATACACGGTCGCATTTTGAGGTCATCACAGCGATTTCCCTGCTTAAGAATAAGGTGGAATATTTGAATCAGGTCATCGAGACCGAGGAGCCCGGGCTGATCAAAATGCTGGAAGCTGATTCTTATGTCCCATTTCAGGACGCAGAGGCAGCAAATCAGGATAAACAAGACGCACAAGAGTAA
- the murA gene encoding UDP-N-acetylglucosamine 1-carboxyvinyltransferase → MDKLVIEGGNPLSGTIRIHGAKNAALPILAASLLAEGVHSLHNVPKLLDIETMLNILERLGCRCAHEEETVTIDTSPLGTSHVPEDLMRQMRSSIFLMGPLLSRFGEVTIYQPGGCAIGERKIDLHLQGLKQLGAEIEESNGRISCRAARLTGSEVHLDYPSVGATENIMMAAAMAEGTTTISGAAREPEIQDLQNFLNQMGAQIIGAGTDTITIQGVKKLYPCSYEVIPDRIVAGTVMIAAAATRGNVTLTHTNAGHLTSLIHVLRRAGVQITVCNDIINISCMGRPRAVERIVTSPYPSFPTDLQSQVMVLLSLADGFSVIKETVFEGRFKHVEEMARMGADISIDLNRAFIRGVQRLYGATVEATDLRAGAALVIAGLAAHGTTVVEQAHHIDRGYDGIEKLFQKLGARISRKVPVPGPLDLAN, encoded by the coding sequence TTGGACAAATTGGTGATTGAGGGTGGAAATCCCCTGTCAGGCACCATACGTATCCATGGAGCAAAAAATGCGGCACTGCCGATTCTGGCGGCTAGCCTGCTGGCCGAAGGAGTTCACTCACTGCACAATGTGCCGAAACTGCTGGACATCGAAACTATGCTGAACATTCTGGAACGGCTGGGGTGCAGGTGTGCTCATGAAGAAGAGACAGTAACGATTGATACTTCGCCCTTGGGCACATCTCATGTTCCAGAGGATCTGATGCGGCAGATGAGATCCTCCATTTTTCTGATGGGACCGTTACTATCCAGATTCGGCGAGGTGACGATTTACCAGCCGGGAGGCTGTGCGATTGGCGAACGCAAGATCGATCTTCACCTGCAGGGGCTCAAACAGCTTGGCGCGGAGATTGAGGAGTCTAATGGGCGGATTTCCTGCAGGGCGGCCAGGCTGACGGGAAGCGAAGTTCATCTGGATTATCCGAGTGTCGGGGCGACAGAGAATATTATGATGGCCGCTGCCATGGCGGAAGGGACCACAACGATATCGGGCGCAGCGAGGGAACCGGAAATCCAGGATCTGCAGAATTTTCTGAACCAGATGGGTGCTCAGATCATCGGTGCGGGTACCGATACGATTACCATCCAAGGTGTGAAAAAGCTCTATCCGTGCAGCTATGAGGTTATTCCAGACCGGATTGTAGCCGGTACCGTGATGATTGCTGCGGCCGCGACCCGGGGCAATGTGACGTTGACCCATACCAATGCCGGTCATTTAACGTCGCTTATTCATGTACTTAGACGGGCTGGTGTTCAAATTACAGTTTGCAATGATATAATTAATATCAGCTGTATGGGAAGACCGCGCGCGGTTGAGAGAATCGTAACCTCCCCCTATCCTTCCTTTCCTACGGACCTGCAGTCCCAGGTTATGGTGCTGCTGTCGCTGGCCGACGGGTTCAGCGTCATTAAAGAGACTGTGTTCGAAGGCCGCTTTAAGCATGTGGAAGAAATGGCGCGGATGGGTGCTGATATCTCCATTGACCTGAACCGGGCTTTCATCCGCGGGGTGCAGAGGTTATATGGAGCTACGGTGGAAGCAACCGACCTGCGGGCCGGAGCCGCCCTGGTGATCGCCGGACTTGCAGCTCACGGAACTACGGTGGTTGAGCAGGCCCATCATATTGACCGCGGTTATGATGGCATTGAAAAACTCTTCCAGAAGCTTGGAGCACGCATCAGCCGCAAAGTACCTGTGCCCGGTCCGTTAGATTTGGCCAATTAA
- the spoVE gene encoding stage V sporulation protein E, producing MNKSRHAPDIWILMVILSLLAIGMVMVYSAGSVLGFRNYGDSFYFVKRQLLFAGLGLGAMFVTANTDYLVLKKLARPALIVCFILLVLVLIPGIGVVRGGARSWLGISSFGIQPSEFMKMGMILYLANWLGKEDYDISAFTRGLLPPLALIGSAFALIMLQPDLGTGTVMFGAALMMVFTAGARMKHLLSLGALGVAGFAALVAAAPYRLQRITAFLDPWSDPLGAGYQIIQSLYAIGPGGLGGLGLGMSRQKYSYVPEPQTDFIFSILAEELGFIGGLIVLLLFLILIWRGMKVAMSLPDRFGSYLAVGIVCMVAVQVVINIGVVIGLMPVTGITLPLISYGGSSLTLMLTALGILLNLSRYAR from the coding sequence ATGAACAAATCCCGTCATGCGCCCGATATCTGGATACTGATGGTTATTCTGTCCCTCCTGGCCATCGGCATGGTGATGGTCTACAGCGCAGGGTCCGTATTGGGCTTCCGCAATTATGGCGATTCGTTTTATTTTGTCAAAAGACAGCTTTTGTTCGCGGGGCTGGGACTTGGCGCAATGTTCGTCACCGCGAACACCGATTATCTGGTGCTGAAGAAGCTGGCCAGACCCGCGCTGATTGTCTGCTTCATTCTGCTTGTCCTGGTGCTGATTCCCGGCATCGGCGTTGTGCGCGGCGGAGCCCGCAGCTGGCTCGGCATCAGCTCCTTCGGGATTCAGCCCTCCGAATTCATGAAGATGGGGATGATTCTGTATCTCGCCAACTGGCTGGGCAAGGAGGATTATGATATCTCGGCCTTCACGCGGGGGCTGCTGCCTCCGCTGGCGCTGATCGGCTCTGCCTTTGCCCTGATCATGCTGCAGCCGGACCTGGGGACAGGCACCGTCATGTTTGGCGCCGCCCTGATGATGGTTTTTACAGCAGGGGCCCGGATGAAGCATCTGCTGTCCCTGGGCGCTCTGGGCGTGGCGGGTTTTGCAGCGCTGGTGGCGGCTGCACCTTACCGCCTGCAGCGGATTACGGCGTTTCTGGACCCCTGGTCCGACCCGCTGGGGGCGGGCTACCAGATTATCCAGTCGCTTTATGCGATTGGTCCGGGGGGACTTGGCGGACTGGGGCTCGGCATGAGCCGGCAAAAATACAGCTATGTGCCGGAGCCGCAGACCGATTTTATTTTTTCCATATTGGCTGAGGAGCTTGGGTTTATCGGAGGGCTGATCGTGCTGCTCCTGTTTCTGATCCTGATCTGGCGGGGCATGAAGGTGGCGATGAGCCTCCCGGACCGTTTCGGGAGCTATTTGGCGGTAGGCATCGTCTGTATGGTGGCTGTTCAGGTGGTCATCAACATCGGCGTCGTTATCGGCCTCATGCCGGTTACCGGCATCACGCTTCCGCTGATCAGCTATGGAGGCTCATCGCTGACATTGATGCTCACGGCACTCGGCATTTTACTCAACCTATCCCGTTATGCGAGGTGA
- the murD gene encoding UDP-N-acetylmuramoyl-L-alanine--D-glutamate ligase, translating into MEHPDQYRGKEVVVLGLAKSGVQVAKVLHERGAAVTVNDKKERDQSPEASELESLGISVICGGHPEGLIHPGVSLVVKNPGIPYSVPPVQKALELGIEVVTEVEVAYHLCAAPMIGITGSNGKTTTTTWVGRMLDAAGMHPIVAGNIGTPLCQAAQEAHADNWMVVELSSFQLKGTKAFRPKVGCLLNVAETHLDYHGGMEDYIASKAKLFANQGPSDTAVLNWDDPVCRELVPYIKAGILPFSMTEELVQGVFVRPAFVPDTEDDLKRMIVYRDYSESETEIAAVDSIGLPGRFNVENALAACGIAIAAGADPAGLAEVLANFRGVEHRLEYVADKAGAAYYNNSKATNSKATSMALASFRKPVVLIAGGLDRGSDYMELLPVLGGVKALVALGQTKDKLAAVAGMAGVKRIISVDNGESAAAVLQEAVREASALAEAGDIVLLSPACASWDMFTSYEERGRIFKEAVHNL; encoded by the coding sequence ATGGAGCATCCAGATCAATACCGTGGTAAGGAAGTGGTCGTCCTGGGCCTAGCCAAAAGCGGCGTTCAGGTGGCCAAGGTGCTGCATGAGCGCGGCGCGGCCGTAACGGTTAACGACAAAAAGGAAAGAGATCAAAGTCCCGAAGCTTCCGAACTGGAATCTTTGGGAATTTCTGTTATATGCGGCGGTCATCCGGAGGGATTGATTCATCCGGGTGTGAGCCTTGTGGTTAAGAACCCGGGGATCCCCTATTCCGTGCCTCCCGTTCAAAAAGCGCTGGAACTGGGCATCGAGGTAGTGACGGAGGTGGAGGTAGCCTACCATCTGTGCGCGGCGCCAATGATCGGCATTACCGGTTCGAACGGCAAGACGACGACAACCACCTGGGTGGGCCGTATGCTGGACGCTGCGGGAATGCACCCTATCGTGGCCGGGAACATCGGCACACCCCTCTGCCAGGCCGCACAGGAGGCTCACGCAGACAACTGGATGGTTGTCGAGCTTAGCAGTTTTCAGCTAAAAGGCACAAAAGCGTTCCGCCCCAAGGTGGGCTGTCTGCTGAATGTGGCCGAGACTCATCTGGATTATCATGGCGGAATGGAGGATTACATAGCCTCCAAGGCCAAGCTGTTTGCCAATCAGGGGCCAAGCGATACTGCGGTGCTGAACTGGGATGATCCGGTCTGCCGGGAGCTGGTGCCTTATATCAAGGCAGGCATTCTTCCGTTCTCCATGACTGAGGAGCTGGTTCAGGGGGTCTTTGTCCGTCCGGCCTTTGTTCCGGATACTGAAGATGACCTTAAGCGGATGATTGTCTACCGGGATTATTCCGAGAGTGAGACGGAAATTGCCGCTGTGGATTCAATCGGCCTGCCGGGCCGCTTCAATGTGGAAAATGCGCTGGCGGCCTGCGGAATAGCCATCGCTGCGGGTGCAGACCCTGCCGGGCTGGCGGAAGTGCTGGCGAATTTCAGAGGTGTGGAGCACCGGCTGGAGTATGTGGCGGATAAGGCGGGGGCAGCTTATTACAACAACTCCAAAGCGACTAACTCCAAAGCGACCTCCATGGCGCTGGCCTCCTTCCGGAAGCCGGTGGTTCTGATTGCCGGCGGACTGGACCGCGGCTCTGACTATATGGAGCTGCTGCCTGTCCTCGGCGGCGTCAAAGCCCTAGTGGCGCTGGGGCAGACCAAGGACAAGCTGGCAGCCGTAGCGGGCATGGCAGGAGTAAAGCGCATTATCTCCGTCGATAATGGGGAGAGCGCCGCCGCCGTGCTGCAAGAAGCCGTGCGGGAGGCTTCCGCTCTGGCGGAAGCGGGAGATATCGTTCTCCTGTCTCCTGCCTGCGCCAGTTGGGATATGTTTACATCCTATGAGGAGCGCGGGCGTATTTTTAAAGAGGCGGTGCATAACCTTTAA
- the mraY gene encoding phospho-N-acetylmuramoyl-pentapeptide-transferase, with translation MDYQLLLLTIAVSFILAVIAAPLFIPLLRRMKFGQQVRDDGPQTHLKKAGTPTMGGIIIMVAFTLSFLKFSVVNSDFYVLLVAALGYGLIGFLDDYIKIAFKRSLGLTPRQKLLGQLLVGAVMCGLLINAGHNTGISIPGTSISVDWGGWFYYPFIIIMMMAVTNAVNFTDGVDGLLSGVSAIALAAFAVVAMQATSIAAGVCAAAMIGAVLGFLVFNAHPAKVFMGDFGSFGIGGAIGAISIVTKSELLFVVIGGVFVIEMLSVVLQVASFKTRGKRIFRMSPIHHHFELGGWSEWRVVVSFWAVSLVLAAVGLILSKGL, from the coding sequence ATGGATTATCAACTACTTCTGCTGACTATTGCTGTGTCCTTTATCCTTGCGGTCATTGCCGCTCCGCTCTTCATTCCGCTGCTGCGGAGGATGAAATTCGGACAGCAGGTCCGTGACGACGGACCACAAACCCATTTGAAAAAAGCCGGAACACCTACGATGGGCGGCATTATCATCATGGTGGCCTTCACATTGTCTTTTCTGAAATTTTCAGTCGTGAACTCTGACTTCTATGTTCTGCTGGTAGCCGCGCTAGGCTATGGGCTGATCGGCTTCCTGGACGACTATATCAAAATTGCGTTCAAGCGTTCCCTGGGGCTGACGCCGCGGCAGAAACTGCTGGGCCAGCTGCTGGTCGGAGCGGTGATGTGCGGACTGCTGATTAACGCGGGGCATAATACCGGCATCAGTATTCCGGGCACATCCATCAGCGTTGATTGGGGCGGCTGGTTTTACTATCCGTTTATTATTATCATGATGATGGCTGTAACAAATGCCGTGAATTTTACCGATGGTGTAGATGGGCTGCTGTCAGGCGTCAGTGCGATTGCGCTCGCTGCCTTTGCCGTGGTGGCGATGCAGGCTACCTCGATTGCGGCTGGCGTCTGTGCGGCGGCAATGATCGGTGCGGTCCTTGGCTTTCTGGTGTTCAATGCGCATCCGGCGAAGGTATTCATGGGCGATTTCGGTTCTTTCGGGATTGGCGGCGCTATAGGGGCGATTTCCATTGTCACCAAAAGCGAGCTGCTGTTTGTTGTAATCGGCGGTGTGTTCGTTATTGAAATGCTGTCTGTCGTACTGCAGGTCGCCTCGTTCAAAACACGCGGCAAACGCATTTTCCGCATGAGCCCGATCCATCATCATTTTGAGCTGGGCGGCTGGTCGGAATGGCGGGTAGTTGTCTCTTTCTGGGCGGTTAGCCTGGTGCTGGCGGCAGTTGGATTAATCTTGAGCAAGGGGTTGTAA
- a CDS encoding UDP-N-acetylmuramoyl-tripeptide--D-alanyl-D-alanine ligase, translated as MRGELSSAYDMDKSIAGVVTDSRKITPACLFVPLIGDHFDGHDYSAASLAAGAAATLWQRDKGAAPENGSVILVDDTLTALQKLASAYLSQIAPQVVAVTGSNGKTTTKDMITALLEGQYKVHKTQGNFNNHIGLPLTILSMSGDVQIAVLEMGMSSRGEIALLAALAPPDVAVITNVGESHLLQLGSRKEIARAKLEIAGGLKPGGLLIYNGDEPLLSEVMAEPAFRAPEGMRTFRFGLSPDNADYPTGMMTHMGGMTFTSHLHAEHAFTLPLPGRHNVVNALAALAVARHYSISEDSIEEALSRLKLTGMRIEMMQAASGLTMLNDAYNASPTSMRAAIDVLQAMKCSGKRIAVLGDMLELGPDEVLFHEEIGRYLDPAQTDLVFTFGPLSAHTARKAEERFGPERVFAFTDKKELTAALTGRTDPRDVVLFKASRGMRLEEVLHSLNDHSQAEPN; from the coding sequence GTGCGGGGAGAGCTGTCCTCCGCTTATGATATGGATAAGAGCATTGCGGGAGTCGTTACCGACTCCCGCAAAATTACGCCTGCCTGTCTGTTCGTTCCGCTGATTGGAGATCATTTTGACGGACATGATTATAGTGCCGCCTCCTTGGCGGCAGGCGCCGCCGCCACCTTATGGCAGCGGGATAAGGGTGCAGCTCCTGAGAATGGCAGTGTGATCCTGGTGGATGACACGCTCACCGCGCTGCAGAAGCTGGCCTCCGCTTATTTAAGCCAAATCGCGCCGCAGGTGGTCGCCGTTACCGGCAGCAACGGAAAGACAACCACGAAGGATATGATTACAGCCTTGCTGGAGGGACAGTACAAGGTTCACAAAACCCAAGGGAATTTCAATAACCATATCGGTCTTCCGCTGACGATTCTCTCCATGAGCGGGGATGTTCAGATTGCGGTCCTGGAGATGGGGATGAGCTCGCGCGGCGAGATTGCTCTGCTGGCTGCTTTGGCGCCGCCCGATGTGGCTGTCATTACCAATGTAGGCGAATCCCATTTGCTGCAGCTGGGCTCCCGCAAGGAGATTGCCCGGGCCAAGCTGGAAATCGCCGGAGGATTGAAGCCGGGAGGTCTCCTGATTTATAACGGAGACGAACCGCTGCTCTCCGAGGTGATGGCGGAGCCTGCGTTCCGGGCTCCGGAGGGGATGAGAACCTTCCGCTTTGGCTTGTCTCCAGACAATGCCGACTACCCTACAGGGATGATGACGCATATGGGGGGGATGACCTTTACTTCCCACCTTCATGCGGAGCATGCCTTCACCTTGCCGCTTCCAGGGCGGCATAACGTGGTGAATGCTCTGGCAGCGCTGGCGGTTGCCCGCCACTACAGCATATCCGAGGACAGCATTGAGGAAGCCTTAAGCAGGCTTAAACTGACCGGTATGCGGATTGAAATGATGCAGGCGGCTTCAGGCCTTACCATGCTGAATGACGCCTATAATGCAAGTCCCACCTCGATGAGAGCAGCCATTGATGTGCTGCAGGCCATGAAATGCAGCGGCAAAAGAATCGCTGTGCTGGGGGACATGCTGGAACTTGGGCCGGATGAGGTGCTTTTCCATGAGGAGATCGGCCGTTACCTTGATCCTGCCCAGACAGATCTGGTGTTTACCTTTGGACCTCTTTCTGCGCACACCGCCCGGAAGGCGGAAGAACGGTTTGGTCCTGAGCGCGTGTTTGCTTTTACGGATAAGAAGGAGCTTACGGCAGCCCTGACCGGCCGGACCGATCCAAGGGATGTGGTGCTGTTCAAAGCTTCGCGGGGAATGCGCCTGGAGGAAGTGCTGCACAGCCTGAACGACCATTCTCAGGCGGAACCAAACTAA